In Dermacentor variabilis isolate Ectoservices chromosome 11, ASM5094787v1, whole genome shotgun sequence, one genomic interval encodes:
- the LOC142564894 gene encoding chymotrypsin-2-like isoform X2, translating into MVFLAVKINGEYTTCSGTILTQRNILTAAHCIKQNGTYPTRIVAFYNSTQKLDGAFWRVDRMKVHPDFNETTFVNDIAILRVEQPFSFTMTTRPICISLEPVDIFHKHVRVAGWGRLKQFGPPQRLLYYTSLRVLSDEVCMRKFGNNGYNITLQFCAYEDTTDACEGQGSRHNAKPDNYNEEHSWEKGDSGGPAIARADNHRFLQVGIVSYGAACAGKVPGVYTRLDALVPWILDNVLYGTWQILYPRGEDK; encoded by the exons ATG GTATTCTTGGCAGTAAAGATCAACGGAGAATACACAACTTGTTCTGGGACTATCCTGACTCAAAGGAATATTCTAACGGCCGCGCACTGTATAAAACA AAATGGCACGTATCCGACAAGAATTGTGGCCTTCTACAACAGTACACAAAAACTGGACGGTGCGTTTTGGAGAGTAGACCGTATGAAAGTGCACCCAGATTTTAATGAAACAACGTTTGTCAACGACATCGCTATTCTACGG GTAGAACAGCCCTTCTCATTCACGATGACCACGCGCCCTATCTGCATCTCTCTGGAACCCGTGGACATTTTCCACAAGCATGTGCGTGTGGCTGGCTGGGGCCGTCTTAAGCAAT TTGGACCTCCTCAGCGACTCCTCTACTATACAAGTTTACGTGTTCTGTCCGACGAGGTGTGCATGAGAAAATTTGGCAACAACGGCTACAACATAACGCTGCAGTTCTGCGCGTACGAAGATACAACAGACGCATGCGAG GGTCAGGGATCTCGACACAACGCCAAGCCTGACAATTACAACGAAGAGCACTCGTGGGAAAAG GGCGATTCCGGAGGACCCGCCATTGCACGCGCGGACAACCACCGCTTCCTGCAAGTGGGCATCGTCTCCTACGGCGCTGCCTGTGCAGGCAAAGTTCCGGGCGTCTATACACGACTCGATGCGCTGGTGCCCTGGATACTTGACAACGTGCTGTACGGCACGTGGCAGATCTTGTACCCGCGAGGTGAAGACAAGTGA
- the LOC142564894 gene encoding venom protease-like isoform X3, with amino-acid sequence MVFLAVKINGEYTTCSGTILTQRNILTAAHCIKQNGTYPTRIVAFYNSTQKLDGAFWRVDRMKVHPDFNETTFVNDIAILRVEQPFSFTMTTRPICISLEPVDIFHKHVRVAGWGRLKQFGPPQRLLYYTSLRVLSDEVCMRKFGNNGYNITLQFCAYEDTTDACEGDSGGPAIARADNHRFLQVGIVSYGAACAGKVPGVYTRLDALVPWILDNVLYGTWQILYPRGEDK; translated from the exons ATG GTATTCTTGGCAGTAAAGATCAACGGAGAATACACAACTTGTTCTGGGACTATCCTGACTCAAAGGAATATTCTAACGGCCGCGCACTGTATAAAACA AAATGGCACGTATCCGACAAGAATTGTGGCCTTCTACAACAGTACACAAAAACTGGACGGTGCGTTTTGGAGAGTAGACCGTATGAAAGTGCACCCAGATTTTAATGAAACAACGTTTGTCAACGACATCGCTATTCTACGG GTAGAACAGCCCTTCTCATTCACGATGACCACGCGCCCTATCTGCATCTCTCTGGAACCCGTGGACATTTTCCACAAGCATGTGCGTGTGGCTGGCTGGGGCCGTCTTAAGCAAT TTGGACCTCCTCAGCGACTCCTCTACTATACAAGTTTACGTGTTCTGTCCGACGAGGTGTGCATGAGAAAATTTGGCAACAACGGCTACAACATAACGCTGCAGTTCTGCGCGTACGAAGATACAACAGACGCATGCGAG GGCGATTCCGGAGGACCCGCCATTGCACGCGCGGACAACCACCGCTTCCTGCAAGTGGGCATCGTCTCCTACGGCGCTGCCTGTGCAGGCAAAGTTCCGGGCGTCTATACACGACTCGATGCGCTGGTGCCCTGGATACTTGACAACGTGCTGTACGGCACGTGGCAGATCTTGTACCCGCGAGGTGAAGACAAGTGA